AAAACCTCGATCCGATGAAATCCAAACAGCTGGATAAAGGAATTACACAATTAATGGACGAAGGAGTTGCTCAAATGTTCATTCAGCAGCCGGGTAACCGGAAGATCATCGGAACGGTCGGACAGCTTCAGTTTGAAGTAATTGCTTACCGTTTGGAGCACGAATATGGCGCAAAATGCCGTTTTGTTCCGAAAAATTACCACAAAGCCTGTTGGATTACGACAGATAATGACGAACAATTGAGAGATTTCATGCGGGCAAAATCCCAGTACCTGGCGAAAGACAAGGACGATAACCTGGTTTTCCTGGCGGAAACATCTTTCTTATTGCAAATGGCAGAAAAGGATTACCCGGATCTGACATTCCACACAACCAGCGAATTCAAACTGGAGGCGAAACACGCGTAGTATGATATGTACGTAGGCCCGCGATTAATCGCGGGCCTACTATATTTTATAAATCCGGTAATTCCTCCAAAAACACATCCGGGTTCCTGCATTCCACAATCACGTGGTTCAATCCGTTTGTCATCCAGAAATAAGCAGCCTTGCTTTTTTGGATGTAATTGCTCGTTTGCAGGAATACTTTTTCATCCAGGTTGATCTCTGAAGCCTTGCATTCTACAATAAGTTTCGGATTTCCGAAAGCATCGATTACCACAATGTCACAGCGGCGGTTCTGGCCGTTGATCTTCAGTAAATGTTCGCTATTTATCCGCTCAATTGGAGTTCTTTTATGATGAATGAGGTAGTGGATCACGTGCTGTCTTACCCATTCTTCGGGCGTCAGCAATAGTTTTTTTCGTCGAATGATGCACCACACGAAAAACTCCTCCTTCTCTTTCGAAAGTTTCAATTGCGCGGAAGGTAAATTCAACGAGGGGTACGACATTTAGCAAAATTACGAATTCCAAATTCCTAATTACGAATTTGAATTCGTAGCGGCGAAAAAATTTCCGTCCAGGTTGATATTTCCAGTAAGAAAATAATTCAACAATTGGGCTTTCATAATTCGTAATTCGTAATTTTGAAAGATGGATTACAAAGCGCTTCTCAAAGACATTAAAAACGGTGATTTCAAGCCTTTATATGTGTTGCATGGTGAAGAACCGTATTTCATAGACCTCTTGTCTGATGCTATCAGCGAGCATGCAGTGGACGAATCCGAAAAAGATTTCAACCTGGCGGTTTATTACGGGCGCGATATCGACGCGCTCACGCTCATGAGCGAAGCCCGCAGTTTTCCGTTTATGGGAACTCGTAAAGTGGTGATTGTTCGTGAGGCGCAGGACATGAAAGATATTTATGAACTGGAAAAATTACTTCCGAATCTGGTGGAAAGCAACATTCTGGTGATTTGTCATAAATACAAAGCACTCGACGGAAAACGCAAGTTTACCAAAGAGATTGCGAATGTGGGGGTGAATTTTAAGTCGGAAAAAGTCAAAGACTACAACCTCACGGAATGGATTGCAACGTACGTTCGTTCCGAAGGATATGAGATTACTTCGAAAGCGGCTGCTTTACTAGGAGAATTTTTAGGGAATGACCTGTCGCGCATTGTCAATGAATTGGACAAGCTGGCTATTGTGCTGGAAAAGGGCACGAAAATTTCCGACATCCATATCGAAGAAAATATCGGGATTTCGAAAGATTATAACGTATTTGAACTAGTGAATGCCATTGCGATTCGCGATACGCTGAAAGCTTTTCAAATCGCTGATTACTTTGAGAAAAACCCGAAAGATCACTCGATAATTGTGGTCATTCCGTCTGTTTTCAAATTATTCACCAACATGATGCGCGTACACTTCGCTCCGAATAAATCTCCGGAAGCAATAGCCTCTTCGGTTGGATTACATCCGTTCGTAGCGAAAGAACTAATCCGCAACTGTCCGAATTATCCGCCGAAAATACTGGCACGAAACGTAGAGATTTTGCACAACTACGACCTGAAAGCAAAAGGAGTAGGGAACAGTTCTACTTCAGATGGTCAGTTATTGAAAGAAATGTTGGTCCAAATACTCAACTGATGAGACGCTTTTTCCTCCCCCAAATTCCAGATACGGAACTGATTTACCTTCCGGAAGAAGAATCCAAACACATTGTTCGGGTATTGCGTTCCGAAGTGGGTGACCAATTCCTGTTACTGGACGGAAAAGGATTGATCGTTACTGCCGAAATTATCGATGCACATCCGAAAAAATGCCAGGTAAAAGTGGTTGCGAAGGAAATAAAAAGCCGCAGTGGAAATGGTTTTCATTTAGCAATTGCACCGACTAAAAACCTGGATCGCATGGAATGGATGGTGGAGAAGATCGTTGAGATCGGCGCTACAAAATTGACCTTCCTGAATTGTGAACGGTCGGAACGTGTGCAATTAAAACCAGACCGTTTGCAGCGT
The window above is part of the Fluviicola sp. genome. Proteins encoded here:
- the holA gene encoding DNA polymerase III subunit delta, whose product is MDYKALLKDIKNGDFKPLYVLHGEEPYFIDLLSDAISEHAVDESEKDFNLAVYYGRDIDALTLMSEARSFPFMGTRKVVIVREAQDMKDIYELEKLLPNLVESNILVICHKYKALDGKRKFTKEIANVGVNFKSEKVKDYNLTEWIATYVRSEGYEITSKAAALLGEFLGNDLSRIVNELDKLAIVLEKGTKISDIHIEENIGISKDYNVFELVNAIAIRDTLKAFQIADYFEKNPKDHSIIVVIPSVFKLFTNMMRVHFAPNKSPEAIASSVGLHPFVAKELIRNCPNYPPKILARNVEILHNYDLKAKGVGNSSTSDGQLLKEMLVQILN
- a CDS encoding type I restriction enzyme HsdR N-terminal domain-containing protein translates to MSYPSLNLPSAQLKLSKEKEEFFVWCIIRRKKLLLTPEEWVRQHVIHYLIHHKRTPIERINSEHLLKINGQNRRCDIVVIDAFGNPKLIVECKASEINLDEKVFLQTSNYIQKSKAAYFWMTNGLNHVIVECRNPDVFLEELPDL
- a CDS encoding RsmE family RNA methyltransferase → MRRFFLPQIPDTELIYLPEEESKHIVRVLRSEVGDQFLLLDGKGLIVTAEIIDAHPKKCQVKVVAKEIKSRSGNGFHLAIAPTKNLDRMEWMVEKIVEIGATKLTFLNCERSERVQLKPDRLQRVAISAMKQAQHDFLLEIEALQNFSDFVANNPNGGIAHCMEGEKKSVRELNHPFRILVGPEGDFSEKEVQLALKHGYEAVHLGESRLRTETAGMVACVLAVNS